TCAACCGCTTCCGCAACCCGCTCGTCCTCGTGCCCTGCTCGGCGCGCAAGCCGTACTCCGAGAGCCAGAGCCACGGCCAGTTCCACGACGCGATCCAGTTCCGCGCGCACCTCGCGTCGATGACTTCGCCCATCGGCGTCGTCCCGCAGGAACTCGAACTCACCTACCCCGCCCAGCACTACGACACCGTGGTGACGGGCCGGTGGTCCGAAGACGAGAAGCAGTTCGTCGCCGAGGTACTGAAGCGCTACCTCCAGCGCAACGAGTACCCACGCGTGATCGCACACGTCCCGGAGGACGGCTACCGCGACATCTGCGAACGCGTCGAGGAGCAGGTCGACGTGCCGTTCGAGTACACCGTCGAGGACCACCCGACGACGACCGAGTCCATCGGGAACCTCATGTCGACGCTCGACGGCGAGTTGAAGTACACGAAGCGGGAGCGCGAGCACAACACCGTCCGCGCCCTCGCCGACTACATGCTCGGCGACGGCGCCGGCGACGACCTGTTCGACGAGTTGAACACGCGCTCGCGGTACCCGAAGCTCCAGGTGCGCGACGACGACGAGGAGTTGCTCGCGACGATGGTGCCCACCTACGGCGCGCTGGCGTTCACGCTCGCAGGCGCCCACCAGTGGGTCGACAGCGACGCGCCGACGAAGACCGTCGAAATCGACGCGTTCGTCCCGCAGGGCAGCGTGCTCGCACCGGGCGTCGTCGACGCGGACGACGACATCCGCGTCGGCGACGAGGTCGTCGTCGAGGGACCGAAGGCGTTCGCCGTGGGCCGTGCGGAGATGCACGGCGCGGAGATGCGCTCGTCGACGCGCGGCATCGCCGTCGACGTGCGCCACAGCGAGGAGCGGTAGCCGGTGAGGAGTCCGAAGCCGCGTTAGTCGTTTTGAGCCGGACGCCCCCCGTCGGTGGCCGCGGGGGCACTGGACGGACCGTCGGCATCAGCACCGCTCGTGACGGGAGAGTCTCCCCGAGCGCTGGCGCCGCCAGCAACGTCGACGTCGAACTCGGCAGTTAGCGACCGGAGGTCGGTGGCGCGGTCGGAGAGTCGCTCCACCTCGCTGGTCACCTGACTGAGCGACGCCGTCTGTTCTTCGGCGGCAGCAGAGACCGTCTGCGCCTCGACGGCCGTCTCCTCGCTGACCGCGGCGACCTCGTCGGCCATCGTCACGACCTCCTCCGCGGTGGTGGCTTGATCGCTCGTCGCCTCCGAGATGGACTGGACGCCGTCGTTGGCGCGCTCGACCGCCGCGATGACGTCGTCGAGCGCCCCCAGGCCGGACTCTATCGTCTCGGTGCCGTCGTCGACGCGCTCGCGCATCGACGACATGTCCTCGGCGACGTCGTCGGTCGACGCTTGGACCTGTTCGACGAGGTCGTCGATCCGACCGGTCGCCTCGCGCGTCTCGGTCGCGAGTTGCTTCACCTCGTTGGCGACGACGGCGAACCCGTCGCCCTCGGCCCCGGCGCGGGCGGCCTCGATCGAGGCGTTGAGCGCGAGCGTGTTCGTCTGCTCGGCGATGCCGTCGATCAGGGTGACGATCTCTCCGATCTCGTCGACCTCGTCGCTCAACCCGCGCACGAGCGTCGCCGTCTCCTTGGTCGCCTCCTGGATCGACTCCATCTCGTCGACCGCCTCGTCGGCGAGTGCTCCGCCTTCTTCGCCTATCGTCACCGCCTCGGTCGACTGCTGGGCGACGTCCTCGGCGGTCGCCGCGACCTCCTCGACGGCGGCGGACAGGTCGCCCATCTCCCCGTTCAACCCGGAGATCTGTTCTGTCTGCTCGGTCGTACCCGCGGTGATCTCCTCGGTCGAACTCGCGACCTCCGCCGCCGCCCGCTCGGTCTCTTCGACGCCCGCGGCAGCGTCCTCGCTCACGGTCGCGACTTCCTCAGCGACCTCGGTGACTCGGGCCATCGCAGTCTCGAGGTCGGCGACCATCTCGTTGAACCCCTCGGCGATTGTCCGCATCGCGTCGTTGTCGGTGTCGGTCTCCATCCGAGCCGTGAGGTCGCCGTCCGCCGCCGTCTCCATCACGTCGCCGTGCGATTCGGCGACCCGCTGCAGTTCGGCAGTCGTCTCCTCCATCTCCGTGATGGCCGCGTCGAGGTCGACGCGCATCTGTGCGATCGACGCACCCAACGTCCCCGGAACGTCGCGGTCCAGCACCGGCGCGTCGAACTCTTGATTCGCGACCGCATCGGCTTGGGAGGCCGCGAGGTCGACGTAGTCGGTGACCCCAGCGAACGCGTCTCTGATCTGTCCGATCTCGTCGATCCGGTCGTCGCCGACAACCTGGCTGTCGTCGACCTCACCGGCCGCGAGTGCGTCGGCGCTGTCGCTGAGCTCACGGAGTGTGGTCGCGGTCGACCGGCCGAGCGTCAGGCCGATCAGCAGGAAGCCCGCCAGCGCCAGTCCCGCCAGGATCGCGAAGTCGCGCTGGACGGCCTGCTTCAGTACGTACGCGTTCGCCGCCGGCGCCTGACTGAACACGACCCAGTCGGTTCCCTCGACGGGCGCGTAGCCGGCGACGGTGTCACCAGCGTCGTAGCCGCCGGAGTCGCCCTCGGTGCCAGCCGCGAGGGCGCCCTCGTCACCGTCGAAGTCGGTGAGCACCGAGTCGGTGTCGGAGGCGAGCACGATCCGTCCCGAGTCGGCGTCGACGACCGTGGTCTCCCCACCCTCGATCGAGGAGTGGAAGTTCTCCACGAAGGCGTCGGCCTCGACCGTGACGACGACCGCGCGGTCGCTCTCGGGGACGGCGCTGGCGAACGCGAGCAGTTCGTGCCCGTCTGCCATGTACGGTTCGGACATCACGACCCCGCTCTCGCCGTCGAACGTCAGTTCGAGGTGGTCGAACACCTGCCCCTCCGCGCTCGCCGTCGTCGACGCTTCGATCTGGTTCGAGGAGGCGTCGACGACGTGGAGCGCGTGAGTCGACTCGGGGAAACGCTCGAGTTCGGTGTCGAGATACGGTCCGAGTTCCCCCGCCTCGCTGTGGTAGGGGACTGCTTCGGACAGCAGTCGCGTCACCTGTCGCTGCTCTTCGATCCACCCCTCGAGTTCGTTCGCCTCCAGCACGGCGGTCGTCTCGAGTTCGTTGTGCTTCTCGTGGGTCAACTCAGCGGCGACCTGCCCCTGTAGGACGACGCCAGCACCGGCGACGACAACGATCGTCGCGAGTGTCAGCGCAGCGAACTTCCGCAGGTAGGTAGCGCGCAGGATATCCGGCACGTACGACATTCACCCGATTCAAGGAATCTTCTGGTATAAAGGCCACAATCCGATTATCAGGTGTCGTTCCCAGCCACGGCACGCGAGTCCGTCGATGCCACGGAGGGCTTCCCCCCGCCGCCGACCGCGAAGCGAACGCATACAACCGTCCCCTCGTACCCACAGGTATGACAGCCAACGACGCGGGGACGCGCGTCGGCGTCGACGTGGGCGGCACGTTCACGGACCTCGTGACGGTCCGGGACGGAGCGATCCGCGTCGACAAGACGCCGTCGACGCCGGCCTCGCCCGACGAGGGCGTCGTCACCGGCTTGCGGGGGCTCGACGCGCCGCTCACCGAGGTGGGTTTCCTCGGCCACGGGACGACCGTCGCGACGAACGCCGTGCTGGAAGGCGAGTGGGCCGACACCGCGCTCGTCACCACGGCGGGCTTTCGCGACGCCGTCGAGATCGGTCGCCAGACGCGCCCGGACATCTACGACTTCGACGCGACCAAGCCCGACCCGGTGGTTCCCCGCGACCGCCGGTTCGAGGTGCCAGAGCGCGTCGACGAACGCGGCGACGTGCTGCGGGACCTGGACGAGGCCGCCGTCCGCGACCTCGCCGGCGACCTCCGAGAGTCGGGCGTCGAGAGCCTCGCCGTCTCGTTCCTCTTCTCGTTCGAGCACCCCGACCACGAGCGCCGCGTCCGCGAACTCCTCCGCGAGGAGGGCGTCGACGCCAGCGTCTCGCTCTCGTCGGAGGTGCTACCCGAGATCCGCGAGTACGAACGCACCCTGACGACGGCGATGAACGCCGCGCTCAAGCCCGTGATGGACGCGTACCTCGGGTCGCTGGCCGACAGCGTCGCCGAGTTGGGCGTCGACGCGCCGCTGCGCGTGATGGGGTCGAACGGCGGGCTGATGGCCGCCGACGCCTCGCGCGAACGCCCGGTCAACACCCTCTTGTCGGGCCCCGCGGCGGGCGTCCGCGGCGCCACCCACGTCGCCGGCAGGCGCGGCGTCGACGACTTGATCACGATGGACATGGGCGGCACCTCCTGCGACGTGAGCCTCGTGCGCGGCGGCGACCCGCTCGTGACGACCGACACCGAGGTCGGCGACTACCCCGTCTCGGTCCCGACGGTCGACATCCACACCGTCGGCGCCGGCGGCGGATCCATCGGGTACGTCGACAAGGGCGGCGCCCTCCGCGTCGGCCCGCGCTCCGCGGGCGCCCAACCCGGCCCCGTCTGCTACAACCGCGGCGGGACGGAACCGACCGTCACCGACGCCCACCTCGTCCTCGGACGCATCGACCCCGCGGCGTTCCTCCCGGACGCGCTCGGCCGCGACACCGACGCCGTCCGCGACGCCTTCGCACCACTGGCCGAAGCGGTCGCCGGCGACCCGGACGCGACCGAGGCTGCCGCCCGCGGCCTCCTCGACGTGGCGAACGCGAACATGCGCCGCGCACTCCGCGTCGTCAGCGTCGAGCGTGGCTACGACCCCCGCGAGTTCGCCCTCGTCGCCTTCGGCGGCGCGGGACCGCTCCACGCAACCGCGCTCGCGGACGCGCTGGACATCCCCGAGGTCGTCGTGCCGCGCGCCGCGGGGGTGCTGTCGGCGCTCGGCCTGCTCATCAGCGACGTGGTGTACGACTACTCCACGTCGATGGTGCGCCGCTGGGCCGACGTCGACCCCGCTGCGCTCCGCGAGGCGTTCGCCGAGTTCGAGGCCGAGGGCCGGTCGGAACTGCGCGACGCCGGTCGCACGGCCGACGAGATGGCGTTCGAGCGCACGCTCGACCTGCGGTACGCCGGCCAGTCGTTCGACCTCTCGGTGCCCGTGGAAGGCGACCTGGACGACGACGAACTCGCGGCTGTGGAGGAGCGATTCCACGCGGCCCACGAGCGCCGGTACGGCCACGCCTCGCCCGGTGAACCGGTCGAGCTCGTGACGGTGCGCCTCCGCGCACGCGGCCTCGTCGACCCGCCAGAACTCGCGGTCGAGGAGCGCGGCGGCGACCCGGCGGACGCGGTTACGGAGACGCGCCGAGTCGGCTTCGCCGACGCCGACCACGAGACGCCGGTGTACGACCGTGCGCTCCTCCCGACGGACGCCGCGTTCGACGGCCCCGCCGTCGTCGAGGGGACCGAGAGCACCGTCGTCGTCCACCCCGGCCAGCGCGCGCGGGTCGACGGCGACGCGAACCTGGTCGTCGAGACCAGAGGTGCGGGCGAATGAGCGACGCCCCAGACTCGGGGGTCGACTCGGTCACCCTCGAAGTGATCCGCAACGGCTGCGAGGCGGTCGCCGAGGAGATGAACGCGACGCTCGTGCGGACGGGCTACTCGCCGAACATCAAGGAGCGCCAGGACTGCTCGACGGCGCTGTTCGACGCCGACGGCGAGATGATCGCGCAGGCGGAGACGATGCCGGTCCACCTCGGCGCGATGCCGTACTCCGTCGCCGCGGCGGTCGAGGCGTTCCCGCCGGAGACGCTGTCGCCGGGCGACTCGGTGCTGCTCAACGACCCGTTCCGCGGCGGCGCGCACCTCCCGGACCTCACCTTGGTCACACCGATCTTCGACGCCGACGGCGACGAGGTGATCGCCTTCGCCGCCAACCGGGCACACCACGCCGACATCGGGGGGTCGACGGCCGGGTCCGTGGCGGCCGACTCGACCGAGATTTATCAGGAGGGCCTCCGCATCCCGCCGGTGAAGTTCGAGGCGGGGACCGGCGCGGTCGCCGCCGACGGCACCCCCGAAGGCGAGGTGCGCGACGACGTGCTGTCTATGATCCTCGCGAACGTCAGGACACCCGAAGAACGCCGCGGCGACCTCCGCGCGCAGGTGGCGGCGAACGCGACCGGGCGCCGGCGCTTCCGCGAGTTGGCCGCCGAACACGGCAACGACCTCGCGCCCGCGTTGGAGGAGATCAAAGACTACTCCGAGCGGCGGATGCGCGCCGAGCTGGCCGAGCTGCCGGACGGCACCTACGAGTTCGCCGACGCGCTCGATGACGACGGGCGCGGCAACGAGGACCTCGTCGTCGACGTGACGCTCACCGTCGACGGCGACGCGGTGACCGTCGACTTCACCGGCACCGCCGCCCAGACGGACGGCCCCATCAACGCCGTGCTCGCGGTGACCGCGTCGGCGACGTACTACGCGGTTCGCTGTGTCACCGACCCGGACATCCCGCCGAACCACGGCTGTTACCGCCCCATCGACATCGTCGCCCCCGAGGGTACCATCGTGAACCCGACGCTCCCGGCGGCGGTCGTCGGCGGCAACCTGGAGACGAGCCAGCGCGTCACCGACGCGGTGCTCGGTGCGCTCGCGCAGGCGGCGCCCGAGGCCGTCGCCGCCGCGGGACAGGGGACGATGAACAACGTCACGCTCGGCGGCACGGACCCCCGTGACGGCTCGCCGTACGCGTTCTACGAGACACAGGGCGGCGGCTTCGGCGGGCGCGCCAGCGGCGACGGCATGGACGGCGTCCACGTCCACATGAGCAACACGCTGAACACGCCTGCAGAGGTGCTGGAGACGGCGTACCCGCTCCGGATCGAGCGCTACGAACTCCGCCCCGACTCCGGTGGCGCGGGAGAGTCGCGCGGCGGGCTGGGGCTCCGTCGGGACATCCGCGTGCGCGACCACACCGCGCGGTTCAGCCTGCTCGCCGAGCGCCACGAGTCGCACCCCTACGGCCTCGCCGGCGGCGGCGAGGGGGCCAACGGCGCGGCGTACCTTGTGGACGACGACGGCGAGGACCTGGAGAAACTGCCCGCGAAGCACACACGCGACCTCACCGCCGGCTCCGTCGTCAGCGTGCGGACGCCCGGCGGCGGCGGGTACGGCGACCCCGACGACCGACCAGACGAGGCCGTCGAGCGTGACCTGCGACTCGGGAAGTTGACGCCCGAGGTCGCGCGCGAGCAGTACGGCTACGACGTGGACGAGTCCGACGACGACGCGCCCGACGGAGCGAGCGACGGCGACACCGACGACTGACTGCCGCCGGACCAACAGTTTAGCACTCCGAGACCCACGGACGGGTATGCTCGACGTAGGCGACGACGCTCCCGAGGTGACGGCACCGATGGCGACCCCCGAGGCGGTCGCGACCACCGACCGCGGCTCCTACACCAGCGACGATGTGGCCGAGTTCAGTCTCTCGGACGCGCTCGCCGAGGGGCCGGTCGTCCTCGCCTTCTACCCCGGCGTGTTCTCGCGTACCTGCACGCAGGAGCTGTGTGAGTTGCGCGACTGGAAGGACGACCTCGCGGATCTGGACGCGCCGCTGTACGGCGTCAGCGCCGACACGCCGTGGTCGCTGCTGGCGTTCATCGACGAGTACGACATCCAGTACCCGCTCGTCTCGGGGTTCAACAACGCCGTCGTCGCCGACTTCGACGTGCGCCGCGAGGAGGGGATCATGCGGGGCATCGCGAACCGCGCCGTGTTCGTGGTCGACCCGTCGGGCACCGTGACGTACACGTGGAAGGCGACGGAGCCGCTGACGTTCCCCGACACCGACGCGGTCGAGGCGGCGGTCGCCGAGGCGGCCGCCGGCGAGTAGCCGGCGCGACCGCAACACTTGTCAGCCGACACCGATATCCGCCGACGATGCCCTCCACCACAGACACGGCTGGCGGTCTCGGCCGACAACTCCTGTTTGCGCTCGCGGCCGCCGCCGTCGCCGCCGTCGTCGGCACCGTCCAAGCGTTCGTCCCGCTGCTGATCGACCTCTCCGGCGACACGGTCTGGCTGCTCACCGCCGCCAGCGCCCTCACCGCGGGCGTGAGCGCGGTCGTCGCCGGCGTCGCGGGCTACGCCGCCGGGATGCGCGAGCCGAGTCCCGAGGCCGTCGTTCGCACCGCGGCCGTGTTCGCCGTCGCCGCCGTCGTCGGGTTCGCCGCGGGACTCCTCGCGTCCCGGTTCGTCGTGGACGACTGGAGCGGACAGGCGCTCGTCGCGGTCGCCGCGATACTCGTGCGCAGCGTCCCGTTCGTCGCGGGCGGCGTCGCCGGGGCGGCACTGTCGGTCGCCCGCGACGCAAGCTACTCGGCGCCGGCGACGAACTGATCGCGCATGACCCCTGAAGACGCCCTCCCGACCGACGGCCTCGTCTGCGTCGTCGGCGCCGGCGGCAAGAAGACGACCCTCTACACGCTCGCGTCCCGTCTCGACCGCGCGGTCGTCACCGCGACGGTCCGCATCCCCATCTTCGACGAGCACGTCGCACGCGTCGCCGTCACCCCCGACCCCGTGCCGGCGCTCACCGACGCCTCCCCCGACGACTATCCCCTCGGGCTCGTCCCGGAACGCGAGCGCGACGACCGCTACCTCGGCTACGACCCGGGCATCGTCGACGACCTCGCCGCCGCCCACGACGGCCCGGTGCTCGTGAAGGCCGACGGCGCACGGATGCGGGAGTTCAAAGCGCCTGCCGACCGGGAGCCACAGATCCCTCAGTCTGCGGACGCGGTCGTGCCCATCGCCTCGGCGCACGTCGTCGGCGCGCCTCTGACCGACGAGCGCGTCCACCGGCCCGAACGTGTCGCGGCGGTCGCGAACGTCGACGTCGGCGACGAGGTGACTGCCGAGACGGTCGGTCGCGTGCTTGCGTCTCCCGCGGGCGGGCTGAAGGACGTTCCCGCGGACGCCGAGGCCGTCGCGCTCGTCAACAAGGTCGACGACGAGGCCGACGAGTCAGTCGGACGCGCTATCGCCGCGGCGGCGTTCGACGCCGACGGCGCCGAGCGACTCGACCGCGTCGTGCTCGCGGCGATGGGGGAAGGGCGGGTCGTGGAGGTGATCGAACCGTAGTCCGGGTCGGAGACTGGCCCCTACTCGAACGCCGTGGCGGCGGCGGCGACCTCTTCGCGGGTGTTGCAGTTCTCGAACGTTCTGTCGTCGACGCCCAGCGCCGCGAGGTCGTCGGCGCCGACTACGGCGTACTCGAGTTCGAACAGCGGCGCGAGGATCTTTCGGTCGCCCCGGTCGAGCGCGGCGTCGCAGGCGTCCGCCATCGGTCCCGCGCGGTACACCGCCTGCGTCGTCTGGAACCACTCGTCGTCGACGCGGGGGACGACGGCGTCGTACCCCTCGTCGAGTCGC
The DNA window shown above is from Halobaculum marinum and carries:
- a CDS encoding methyl-accepting chemotaxis protein, translating into MSYVPDILRATYLRKFAALTLATIVVVAGAGVVLQGQVAAELTHEKHNELETTAVLEANELEGWIEEQRQVTRLLSEAVPYHSEAGELGPYLDTELERFPESTHALHVVDASSNQIEASTTASAEGQVFDHLELTFDGESGVVMSEPYMADGHELLAFASAVPESDRAVVVTVEADAFVENFHSSIEGGETTVVDADSGRIVLASDTDSVLTDFDGDEGALAAGTEGDSGGYDAGDTVAGYAPVEGTDWVVFSQAPAANAYVLKQAVQRDFAILAGLALAGFLLIGLTLGRSTATTLRELSDSADALAAGEVDDSQVVGDDRIDEIGQIRDAFAGVTDYVDLAASQADAVANQEFDAPVLDRDVPGTLGASIAQMRVDLDAAITEMEETTAELQRVAESHGDVMETAADGDLTARMETDTDNDAMRTIAEGFNEMVADLETAMARVTEVAEEVATVSEDAAAGVEETERAAAEVASSTEEITAGTTEQTEQISGLNGEMGDLSAAVEEVAATAEDVAQQSTEAVTIGEEGGALADEAVDEMESIQEATKETATLVRGLSDEVDEIGEIVTLIDGIAEQTNTLALNASIEAARAGAEGDGFAVVANEVKQLATETREATGRIDDLVEQVQASTDDVAEDMSSMRERVDDGTETIESGLGALDDVIAAVERANDGVQSISEATSDQATTAEEVVTMADEVAAVSEETAVEAQTVSAAAEEQTASLSQVTSEVERLSDRATDLRSLTAEFDVDVAGGASARGDSPVTSGADADGPSSAPAATDGGRPAQND
- a CDS encoding hydantoinase/oxoprolinase family protein, yielding MTANDAGTRVGVDVGGTFTDLVTVRDGAIRVDKTPSTPASPDEGVVTGLRGLDAPLTEVGFLGHGTTVATNAVLEGEWADTALVTTAGFRDAVEIGRQTRPDIYDFDATKPDPVVPRDRRFEVPERVDERGDVLRDLDEAAVRDLAGDLRESGVESLAVSFLFSFEHPDHERRVRELLREEGVDASVSLSSEVLPEIREYERTLTTAMNAALKPVMDAYLGSLADSVAELGVDAPLRVMGSNGGLMAADASRERPVNTLLSGPAAGVRGATHVAGRRGVDDLITMDMGGTSCDVSLVRGGDPLVTTDTEVGDYPVSVPTVDIHTVGAGGGSIGYVDKGGALRVGPRSAGAQPGPVCYNRGGTEPTVTDAHLVLGRIDPAAFLPDALGRDTDAVRDAFAPLAEAVAGDPDATEAAARGLLDVANANMRRALRVVSVERGYDPREFALVAFGGAGPLHATALADALDIPEVVVPRAAGVLSALGLLISDVVYDYSTSMVRRWADVDPAALREAFAEFEAEGRSELRDAGRTADEMAFERTLDLRYAGQSFDLSVPVEGDLDDDELAAVEERFHAAHERRYGHASPGEPVELVTVRLRARGLVDPPELAVEERGGDPADAVTETRRVGFADADHETPVYDRALLPTDAAFDGPAVVEGTESTVVVHPGQRARVDGDANLVVETRGAGE
- a CDS encoding hydantoinase B/oxoprolinase family protein gives rise to the protein MSDAPDSGVDSVTLEVIRNGCEAVAEEMNATLVRTGYSPNIKERQDCSTALFDADGEMIAQAETMPVHLGAMPYSVAAAVEAFPPETLSPGDSVLLNDPFRGGAHLPDLTLVTPIFDADGDEVIAFAANRAHHADIGGSTAGSVAADSTEIYQEGLRIPPVKFEAGTGAVAADGTPEGEVRDDVLSMILANVRTPEERRGDLRAQVAANATGRRRFRELAAEHGNDLAPALEEIKDYSERRMRAELAELPDGTYEFADALDDDGRGNEDLVVDVTLTVDGDAVTVDFTGTAAQTDGPINAVLAVTASATYYAVRCVTDPDIPPNHGCYRPIDIVAPEGTIVNPTLPAAVVGGNLETSQRVTDAVLGALAQAAPEAVAAAGQGTMNNVTLGGTDPRDGSPYAFYETQGGGFGGRASGDGMDGVHVHMSNTLNTPAEVLETAYPLRIERYELRPDSGGAGESRGGLGLRRDIRVRDHTARFSLLAERHESHPYGLAGGGEGANGAAYLVDDDGEDLEKLPAKHTRDLTAGSVVSVRTPGGGGYGDPDDRPDEAVERDLRLGKLTPEVAREQYGYDVDESDDDAPDGASDGDTDD
- a CDS encoding redoxin domain-containing protein — protein: MLDVGDDAPEVTAPMATPEAVATTDRGSYTSDDVAEFSLSDALAEGPVVLAFYPGVFSRTCTQELCELRDWKDDLADLDAPLYGVSADTPWSLLAFIDEYDIQYPLVSGFNNAVVADFDVRREEGIMRGIANRAVFVVDPSGTVTYTWKATEPLTFPDTDAVEAAVAEAAAGE
- the yqeC gene encoding selenium cofactor biosynthesis protein YqeC — encoded protein: MTPEDALPTDGLVCVVGAGGKKTTLYTLASRLDRAVVTATVRIPIFDEHVARVAVTPDPVPALTDASPDDYPLGLVPERERDDRYLGYDPGIVDDLAAAHDGPVLVKADGARMREFKAPADREPQIPQSADAVVPIASAHVVGAPLTDERVHRPERVAAVANVDVGDEVTAETVGRVLASPAGGLKDVPADAEAVALVNKVDDEADESVGRAIAAAAFDADGAERLDRVVLAAMGEGRVVEVIEP